The Primulina tabacum isolate GXHZ01 chromosome 1, ASM2559414v2, whole genome shotgun sequence genome contains the following window.
ATATTAGTTTCCCTCAGTTTTGGGTCGTTTAGAAACTAAGGCACACACATGATGATAGTGAATGAAAAGCATCATGTGACCTTCTTTCTTCTGTAGTTACTGTAGATAATCATTGGTCATCAATCCAAAGGcgttttgagttttgagtcATTCGTTTTCTCAGGTGTTGAATCATTCGACATTGATATTGAGAAGCAAAAGGTAACTGTTAAAGGCAATGTCCAGCCAGACGCTGTTCTTCAGACCGTTTCAAAGACTGGTAAGGCAACTTCCTTCTGGGAAGCCGAGGCAGCCGCCCCGGAACCAGAATCAAAGCCTACAGAGCATGTTGTTGTTGCTTGATGTACTTGTTTGCTTTTCAATGAATGTATGGTAAAATTTCCTcgtcaaaaaaagaaaagaaaaggagaaTGTATCCTAAttctaaatatttaatttgagttGTGTGTGGAATAAACTTATTATGAAGTATTTGGTTGGCAAACTTTGTATCATATAAACTTCTTATGGAATATTATCATCCGTACCTTCTCATCTTGAGAATAATGTTTCTGTTCAATATGGAAGTTTTGATTTAAAACAAATTACTCATATTTGTATGTACACCACACGCTGTTTGCAACTTTGCATATTATGAATAAACGTGTTtcttatatataatatataaattgatgtttttaaataattagtttaattatttcTCAACATTGTTTCCGATTACAAAATATTggataaatatattaaaagGTGActtacccaaaaaaaaaaaaatagttgagATAAGGTGGAATAAAATTAATGTGAGATATTGAAATTAGCAATAAATCTACATGTCAAATATGACTTTGgaattgaaaattaattttaaaaaaaactatgaAAAAAGAAATGATTCgatctatttttaaaatgaaaagtaatatatttttgacataaaaataatattttttcataaatatgaTAAGGTTGCAGATTCATCTCATAAATAGGAGTTTTTGTGCTTAAAAAATAGCGAATGACATTTAAAAcgcttaaaaaaaaaaacacacacacacaatacacataactttttttaaaatcaacataTTTTAATaccttatatttaaaaataagaaaaatccgTTACaaatgagaattgatttttaaaCAATACCGAgtgtaaaatatctttaattaatttaaaacatatcttcaatgtagaacatataGAGTTTCATAATTTATTTCGATATTTTACGAGGTCAGAATGTAATTTCACTCTAAAAAagtgtttaaataaaaaaattaaaaatactgGGGGCCGTTGTGCAATTGTTATAAGAAGCAAGGACCCCGAATAAATTATTCCAAATCGGTTGAACGGGCTCGTAGCATCTGTTTAGTCGGTGCATTTCCTCCTCATTTCTCCCCAGCAGATCGGGCTTGACTCACCACCCGATCTCGCGCCATTTTCAGCATCCCAACTTCCCGGTATTTTATTGCGATTTCCACGtttaattttattgattttaatcttCCATTGTTAATTCGATGAATTTTGTGTGTACTTATGTTTTATGGTATTGATGATCTACTGAGAGAATTTTAGATCAATCTTGAGAATGGAGTTGTACTTATATGTTCTCAATTCGATTGATTGGGGGTTTTTGTTGACTGATTGGGAGAAAGACAATAAAGAGAATTGATCGCAACATGATAAAACTTTAGGCTGTGCTGGAAAAAGTAATGGAAAAAATTGATCTTTGTTTTGATACAGTGAAGAATCCTAAAAGTAAGACATAAATATGCTCAATAATCCATTTTTAATTCGATTTCATCAACACTTCGGCATTTGgtttggtatatatatatatatatatatatatatatatatatatatataaagtttcTAACTTTCCCTTTTACACGTGAGCTAGGTTGTAGTTGCTTCTAAtcacgatatatatatatatatatataaagtttcTAACTTTCCCTTTTACACGTGAGCTAGGTTGTAGTTGCTTCTAATCACGAGGACTAAATCTACTGTAATGAAAATCAATAACAAAgatttctatttttatgcaccAATTTTGTGGTTTGTATTATTTGGTTGTGAGTTACATTCTCCATTCTCCCGAATTACTCAGAACAAACTTCATGGTTTgtattttttgggaaaaaattgTTCATTAGTTATGAAACTGATGAAATTAGTTAACTGCAGGACAATTGAGATGGGAACTGATAGTCAATGTCGGCATTTGGATATAAGCTATGACCAGTGGGTTGCGCTCCCTGTATCTGCTGGGAGAGCAGCTGCTCGGTACAAGGTATagttcatttaaataaaagcgTATTCCTTGTTCAAGAGCAGAGCCTTCAAATGTAGATTGAGTGTTTTATACCATGATCACTTTCCTTATTCCCCTCTTCTCTCACTTTCGAAAAAGAGATGTCAGAGATTTCCCCCCCAAGAATTCTTCCTCTTAATTCGCCCTCTCTCATGTTTATTATGGCCAGGAAACATACTCTCATTCTTTTTTATGTTCATATACTTCACGCTGTCATTTACATTTTCCCAATCTTCCTCATAGCACATATCTCATTCTGGCCAAGTACTTGTATTTTATTGTAGTACTCCATCACCTCTCAATCTCCTTGCTTTAGTTGCCATATCTTTATATTCAATCCTACAATGTATGTAGAATTTTTCAGATCTTACCCGGAATAGCTTCCCACACCTCTTTCATAGTAGGAATAAACATGTGGACTTTTCCAATTGGTGGCTCCATGAAATTAACAGCCATGCAATTACCGGTGATTTTTTGACTTTTACATCGTCAATGTTGGAAACTTGGATCTTTATTTACAGATTCTTTTCCCGCCTGTTGAATAACCAAAGTTCCCTCTGCTAGCAATCATGAGCTTGATAGGTTGTGCCCTTTCAAAAACGCTTTGCCCATTCAATTTCTTAATAGTCAGTTGGAGGGATTTATTTTTCGAATATATTTTCAGTAAGGGTAGCACCCAAAGAATTGCCAAAACTAACAGCCTGGAAGAATCTGTACTTCTGGTTTTGGTTTTCCACATCACAACTTCCTGAAGACAGTTATTCTCTGGTACAATAAAAATGATAAGTGAGAAGAGATCATTATTATTTCTTGTATTAATCTAAAGATTCGCCGTAGAGTTTGTAGACTATGCCGCTATGTAATTGCCTAACAACTCAGCAAGATACTAGgagcaaaaaaaaataaaaaaaatcctaaGGGCTACCAAAAGGATCCCAAAAATCTTTAGCTACCTGACTAGGATAAGAACTGATTTATTAAACaattgatttaaataaattgaataaataaaaataataaactcCTACTATTTTTACGCAATGTGTATGGTCTGTATACTTCATGTGACACCTTTTTTTTTGCGTTCCAGCATGCTGCAATAGTTGTAGAAGAAAAGTTATACATTGTGGGTGGAAGCCGCAATGGTAGATACCTATCTGATTTCCAGGTACTGTTGATTCCATTTTAACGTGACTCAGAATTTTTTTATCCTTAGGTTTTCACTCTTTCTTTTGGAATTTTTAGGTTTTGGATCTGAAAAATTTGATGTGGTCACCCGTCAAACTAAAGATGGAAGCCAGTGATGTGAAAAAAAAAGATGATGCCCTGTTGGAAGCTTTTCCACCAATTTCTGGTCACAGTTTGGTAAGTTACAATTACAGAATTCCTTGAGTTTCttcattgttatttttttcctcGGTATTATTTGTCCCTGGTGTTTTCATCTTTGGCTGGGAAATATTACTGGGCCCTGTCTATTCAAGAGTTTCCATTAGCATatgcacatatatatatatttttttatcggTGTATAcccaattattattattattcataataatttttattttgactGATGTATACGCAATTATTTATCTTACAGATAAATTGGGAGAAAAAACTTTTTCTTTTGGCTGGTCTCTCGAAGAATGTTACCGACACGGTGACAGGTTCGTTCATGCTGGGACCAACTTAGTTTGGCAGCAATTGATTCAATTGGATCGATCATTATCTGTCTGATAGATGCATATTTATTTCGGCACTAAACCTTGATTCTTACTGTCTCTGATTTTGTTTCTCATGCAGTACGATTTATTGACCTTGAATTGTATAATTGCGGCATTGTTGAGACCTCTGGCAATGTTCCGGTAATCAACTGTTTTGACTTGTCCTTTTCTTTCGACaattctatcttcatttattcaGTTTCTTCCTTGTGAATTTTCCAGATcttggataaaaaaaatttatgatatatattgGTCGTTCTTGTGGTATTTCTTTAGGTAGCTCGCAGTGGGCAATCTATCACTGTGTTTGGCTCTAAAGTTATCATGTTTGGTGGAGAAGACAGGAATAGGCGGCTTCTGAATGATGTCCACGTTCTTGATTTGGAGACAATGACGTGGAGTTCTGTTGAGACTACGTATGTTTCTCCCAAAGTTTATGGTTTTTAGTGCATTTTCAAGTATGATTTCTTACCAATTTTTTTACATTGATAGGCAGACACCTCCAACCCCCAGATTTGATCACACAGCTGCATTGCATGCTGAACGATACCTTTTTATTTATGGTGGATGCTCCCATTCCATCTTTTTCAATGACCTCCATGTACTGGATTTGGAAACAGTAAGCTTTCTCTCTTATGCTCATAATGGCAGTGAAGTCTGTCGAAGCTTTAAATCTGGTGTTTCTCATGCTTCACTGCAGAATATTGAGTTGAATAAAATGAATTGCATATTTAAATTGACTCCAAGCCAAGACGGCTGGAAATTGGGTCTTTTTTGTTGttctttttcatcaaaattaatCCATATTAACCAATGACCCTGATGTATATTTGGTCAACATTatgtcaaaaataaatatttgagcGATGTGCTTTCAGCATCTGTTTTTCTAGGGTTTGTTTTATAATCCATGTACATTTATCACTTGTTTGATGAGCTAAGCCTAAGCGCCCTATAAGTAAAAAGCTAGCTTTACAACTAAAAGCAAGTTTTTCCTGTGCTTTACTAGTAGGGCTAATGAACGACCTTTTGATATGTGTCGTTCCAAGTTCAGCCAGGTCTGATTAGTTGTTCAAAAATGAGTGGAATCATCATTAACATTTTCCCTTGATGGTGAACATTCTTGTGTTCTCAAATTAAAGGATGTGAATTACTGCAGGATCTTCTTATGCATTTTCTTTATTTGGCTTGGATTTCTAGTTAGTTCATTAATGAATAGTCCTCTCTAGCTAtagtaaaaaaattagaaatttgttATTGTATCTTATTTAATCACCAACA
Protein-coding sequences here:
- the LOC142537885 gene encoding copper transport protein ATX1-like isoform X2, yielding MSQTVELRVGMSCQGCVGAVKRVLGKMEGVESFDIDIEKQKVTVKGNVQPDAVLQTVSKTGKATSFWEAEAAAPEPESKPTEHVVVA
- the LOC142537885 gene encoding copper transport protein ATX1-like isoform X1, translated to MKWVLIFLAGNERNFDQSMHRWIFKTVELRVGMSCQGCVGAVKRVLGKMEGVESFDIDIEKQKVTVKGNVQPDAVLQTVSKTGKATSFWEAEAAAPEPESKPTEHVVVA